The bacterium nucleotide sequence GCCGCCCGCGTGGACGAGGCGTAAACCACCCGCCGCTCGTATTTGCCCGTGCCCAAAAACTCTCTCACTTCCTTATAGGTGGTCTGGCGGGTGGTTGCAGCGCGGTGGTAGCCTCTTCTGACACTTTACTTGGGCCGTGGACAGGGCGATAATCCCAACATGAAATCCTGGTTCAGCTCGATTCTCAGAACGCACACACCTCAGGTGCTGCTCCTTATTGCCTCGTTGTGGGTTCTCGACCTGAGTCATGTTTCTGGCGGTGTTTCGAGCATATCATTCCTGCTCGCCTTCGCCATCCTTGCGCCGCATTTGTTCGACGCCGGACTGACCTTTGTGGCCCTGTTCACATACGCGCTGATAGCCGTCGTCTCTAGCGCCGTAGGGCACCCTGTCTCGTGCGCTGCCCCTCTGCCCGAGCTGGCTGCCGAGTTCTCTGCGCTTGCGATGGCTACTCTCGCCTCCGCTGCATCGGTGGGCAGAAGCCCGAGGCGGCGGACTAAGCTATTGTTTGGCGTTTACTACCTCGCGACACTCTATATGGGAGCCAGGTATGCTTACGCGGCCCGGTTCGTAGCCCCCTACCTGCTGATCTGGCCGGCTCTGCTGATTCTGCTACCGGTTGTAACGTTTTGGCGGCTGAGAGCGTTTATCAATAGGCTGTGGCAGACAGCGGCGCCAGTGGTGGTCTATATTCCGCTTAGGTTCGTTATTCACTGCCTCATGGGTCCAGCTGCAAACAGCCAGATTTCGGGGGACCTCGCCGAAAGGGCGGGGCAGCTCCTTGAGCCTACGGTGCTGTTTGGGGGCCTCGTCCTGCCGCTTGGGCCATACTTCCTGATGGCGGTCATTGCTGCGGTGATTCTGGAGCATCTCAACGGTTGGACACTACGGACGGGGCGCGTGAAGGCCGAGGGCCGGATACAAGTCTCGGAACCCGATGAGCGAGACCAGCCGCGGGATGTCAGCTGACCACAAGCGATAACCTACTGGATTGATCCCTATTTGGCCGAGGTGTCTGGCCGGACCTCCAGCATTATTACATTGCGGGCGGGGACGACGGCCTTGAGCTCTGACTTGCCCCGGAACGCACCCATGCGCTGCCGTTTGGTGTCGCTGACGAAGTCCACGACGTAGGGCCCACGCAGATGGTATCGGGCGGGGTCAAAGAGGCACTTTATAGGCAAATCCTTTTGAGAGATGTTGGCGAAGAAAAATCCCAGCCGGCTGCTTGAGGCCCAGCCGGACGATACGATGGCGTCCGCGCTAATGACGCCTGACCGCGGGCTGTCGTGTTCTGGGAAGACGTTGTAGTGGTCGTAATCAAGGACTAGTGTGGGCACGTAGGAGACGATCTTGAGCGGAGGCTGCATCCGTCCCCAGCACAAAAAATGCAGGCCAAAACCTAGCCTTGCCCTCGCCAGCCGGCGCAGGAACTCCACGTATGGCTTGTGCACCCGTTCGGGGTTCTTGTCCTCGATATACTGCGTCCAGTAGTCGTAGGTGAGGTAATGCGATGGGCTGCTCATCCCGGGGAAGAGCTCGAGACTGCTGAACTCGTAGTTGAGCTCTAAAACAGCGCCCCAGAGATATACCCGCGCAGCGATGAGATAGAATATATCGCCGAAGCGACGGCCCAATTTCGCAAACCCGTCGAGCCTGACGGGGCCATACTCGTGATAAACGTAGTCGAACATGGGGATTTCCTTGACCATACCTGTCGCGTCTCCCGACCACTCGAAGGCGCCCTGAACGCCCGCCATCGCCCGCGATTGGCAGAAGTCGATCACATCGATGAAGTTCTCGGTTATCACCTCCGTCCCCATCGGCACGCGTTTTCCTCCCTTGTCGGCCGCGCACGCCTCGTGCGAGCGCTTTAGCAGGTCGCGGTAGTTACGAATCATGTAGGCCCCCTTGGGGCCGGCTGGGTGTCCATGGGCCGGATTCATGCACGAGAGCGGCGCTGCGCAGCACACCGAGATGTCGTTGTAAAGCGCGTCGCAACCGAAGTCGGGCGCTGAGGCAAGTGTTCTGTCTCTCAGGATGTAGAAGTTCGCCCAGTCTGCTGATGCGGGGCACATCCAGAAGACCTTTCTCTTATCTCCGTCGATGAACTCGTGTCCCGTACTGTCCCCATTCAATATCGCATAGTCCCGAGCCGACTTCGAGAGCCACTGATCAACCTTAAAGACCGCAAATGCACTGCCGGAACTTCTGATCGCCCGCAGATTGGCAGGATTGATCCACCTGTTCTCGAGGTCTTCCCACGCCGCATCGGAGGCGCTGTCGTCATTTGTCTCCCAGTCGAATCCAAGAACGTGCAGCATTCGGAGGCCGACTGCCCTCTGGAGAGCCGTCAGCCATGCGGACTCGTCTTGACGACAGCTGATGCCAAATGTGGCAAGTCCGATCTTCTCTTGCAGCCACCTGGCGCACTGCTTCGGAGACTGGTCCCGCTTAGGTCCGTTGCGGCACCACACTGGGGCACCAGGACCTTTGGAGCAGACCCATGAGCGATAAATGTCGGCGGCCTGAAACCAGTCTCCCTCATGTGTGGCTCCAAACACGACCGGGTAGCCGAATAGGCTCCGCTCGCCGCTCGCCGGAGGCACCTGGCTTGAGACGTAGTGAACAAACTTCATCTGTAAATAGCTCTTGCCGGGGGGACGGAAGAAGTCGAACTCTTTTGGGGTAGATGTGGGGTCGTGGCACCCGAAGTAGAACCCACCCTGTCTCTTGTCGTAAAAGGACATGAATTGCATGGGGCACCCGTAGTATCCGTCTGGGTACTCGCTATGGACGAACCTTTCATAATAGTGGTCCACCTTGTCCGGCCGAAGGGTGTTGAGCGGGTCTCGAACGAGCAGGCCCGATGCCGATGGGTGGGCGAGGTAGTCCGGGCTTGCCAGGTCTCCTAACGTTGTCATCCCAGAAAGGATAGGGAAGACGAGCGCCTCAACTTTTGAACCTGGCCCAAGAACAAGAGTGGGGGAGAACGTGATCACACTTGAAGTGGGCGAGGCGCGGACGTCAATCCTGACGCGTGCAGCAGCATCAGGAAACTGAAATCGCAGAGATCGGAGCCCCGCCGGGCCGTAAATGGCACGGAACTGGTTGCGCCCGAATGGGGTCAAGAGCGAGCCGTCGTGCAGAATCAAGGCACAGCATGGCCCACGGCCGGTCCTTTTGAAAAGTTTCAATCCCGTGAGCTTGTTCTTGACTTGCCGGAAACCGCCATCGGCCGGATCGAGCTCGATTAACAGTGCAGGGCTCTCGAGCTTGAGCACTTTTGCGACAGTCTGGGCGGGCTGTGGAGGTGGCAGCTCTGCCGTTAAGGCCACACCGTAAAGTAGTCCAGCGAGGGCAAATGCCGGAAGGCCAGGTGCGGACCGCATCATTTGCTGGACAGGGGGACGGTAGGCGCTGCCGCCATGCTTAAACCTCCTGGCTAGGGATGAGGCACAGAAACCTCAGCGTGCTTTCGCTCTTGTTCACGAAAGAATGCCATTCGTTGGGAGGGACAAAGACCGCATCGCCCGGCCCCACCGGGCGCTCGGCTTTGCCCTGGTCAACGCAGGCGCCCTCGCCCTCGAGAATGAATGCCTCGTGCTCCCAGGGGTGCTGATGGTATGGCGTTGCCCCGCCGGGGCCAACCTCGAAGCATCGCATCCTGAAGTTCTTTGCCCCGTCGTCCTCTGAGATTAGGACTCGCTTAGTAACGTCAATCGCGCCCTTTGCCTCAACGGGCCTCGCCTCGACATCTAAATAGCTGACTACCTTCATAGAATGTCTCCCATCGTATTTCGTTAAAACGCAAGTCAGATTGATCAGATATTAGCATTCAGGCCGCAGTAACAGCAAGCGAGAACACAAGATGGACGGCTTGGTCTCGGCGCACGCTGCTTATGCCCTGCGCAGGTTTGCACGCCCGTCTCCGCGTCATTCCGTTACCTCAAACGTAACGGAGGCGGAGCGATAGACGTTCCTGATTGAGAAGGGGCCGGTGAGGCCGATGTGGAATGTGTATGCGCCGGCTGGGGCCTCGTCCGGGAGGGTGGTGTTGAGGAGGATGAGGTCGGCGATGGCTCCGTATGCGGGGAGCGGGACGTTCGCATAGTACGGCACGGGGTATGCGAAGAGCGCGAGGCCGGTCGGACCGTTGCCATCGGGTGGGTCCGGCAGGGGTAATGGAGGCGCAGCGAGGTCCTTCATGTCCGGGGTGTTGGGTATCGACCCCGGCCCGCTGTAGCTCGGCCCCGGCTGCAAGAACTCCGTGCTCCCAGCAAACGCCGCATAGAATATCGGAAACGGAGGCGCTGCCTCTTGACCCGCCACGTAGAACACCTGCCCGCTCGGCGCCTGAATGGCAACGTAGAGGTCAACGTTGGTCGGTGGGCCTAGGTAGGATAACGAGGCGCGTCCTTTCAGCGCGTCGGACTCGGCGTCGGCTTCCAGCAGCAAGGACTCGTCGGCCAGCAGAACGCTTATGCCCCATTGGCCTATCCAGACGTTGCCGTATGCGTCGATAGCTAAGTCGCTTGGGCACTCGTCGAACAGTTCAATTGGAAGCCAGACCCAGTCCGAAGTTGCCGGATCGAAGGACCACAGCTGGCCCCTCTCTGAAAACCACAGCTTGCCGTCTGGGGCTTGTGCCGAGCAATAGTGCTGATTGAAGAGAGGCTCACTGTTCCACACGGGGTCCCAAGGCGCTGCTCTTTTCTCCCACCCCGACGCTTCAGAGTAGCTTAGTAGATGAAGGGCTCGAAACCACTTCGTGTTATCCTCAGAGACGCACACTGCCCCCGGGCCCACCCACCTCTCCGTGTCGAGTTGCGTTAGGCCGTCCGTCTCCGTGCAGATGAAAACAGCGCCGTCTCGACGTTGGACGGTCGTAGAGATGTACCGCGCGGGAATCCATACGATGTCGTCAGCGTCCACCGCTATATCCGTGAGCGCGGAGTGGAGCCAGGGCGGCTTGAAAGCTCTGAACTCCCCGTCCTTCAGCATTCC carries:
- a CDS encoding cupin domain-containing protein, with the protein product MKVVSYLDVEARPVEAKGAIDVTKRVLISEDDGAKNFRMRCFEVGPGGATPYHQHPWEHEAFILEGEGACVDQGKAERPVGPGDAVFVPPNEWHSFVNKSESTLRFLCLIPSQEV
- a CDS encoding DUF6259 domain-containing protein, translating into MMRSAPGLPAFALAGLLYGVALTAELPPPQPAQTVAKVLKLESPALLIELDPADGGFRQVKNKLTGLKLFKRTGRGPCCALILHDGSLLTPFGRNQFRAIYGPAGLRSLRFQFPDAAARVRIDVRASPTSSVITFSPTLVLGPGSKVEALVFPILSGMTTLGDLASPDYLAHPSASGLLVRDPLNTLRPDKVDHYYERFVHSEYPDGYYGCPMQFMSFYDKRQGGFYFGCHDPTSTPKEFDFFRPPGKSYLQMKFVHYVSSQVPPASGERSLFGYPVVFGATHEGDWFQAADIYRSWVCSKGPGAPVWCRNGPKRDQSPKQCARWLQEKIGLATFGISCRQDESAWLTALQRAVGLRMLHVLGFDWETNDDSASDAAWEDLENRWINPANLRAIRSSGSAFAVFKVDQWLSKSARDYAILNGDSTGHEFIDGDKRKVFWMCPASADWANFYILRDRTLASAPDFGCDALYNDISVCCAAPLSCMNPAHGHPAGPKGAYMIRNYRDLLKRSHEACAADKGGKRVPMGTEVITENFIDVIDFCQSRAMAGVQGAFEWSGDATGMVKEIPMFDYVYHEYGPVRLDGFAKLGRRFGDIFYLIAARVYLWGAVLELNYEFSSLELFPGMSSPSHYLTYDYWTQYIEDKNPERVHKPYVEFLRRLARARLGFGLHFLCWGRMQPPLKIVSYVPTLVLDYDHYNVFPEHDSPRSGVISADAIVSSGWASSSRLGFFFANISQKDLPIKCLFDPARYHLRGPYVVDFVSDTKRQRMGAFRGKSELKAVVPARNVIMLEVRPDTSAK